The Eriocheir sinensis breed Jianghai 21 chromosome 54, ASM2467909v1, whole genome shotgun sequence genome segment tcctctccttactcctgagtctcctaatggcaacaccgccgtctcatctatctctaaggctgaactcttctctcaaactttctctaaaaaacttcactctggacgattctgggtatattcctcctactcatcccccctctggcacctttatgcctgttattaagatttttaagaatgatgttttctatgccctctctggcctcaatcctcagaaggcttatggacctgatggagtgcctcctattgtccttaagaactgtgcttccgtgctgacaccctgcctggtcaaactctttcgcctctgcctgtcaacatctacctttccttcctgctggaagtatgccttcatacagcctgtgcctaagaagggcgaccgttccaattcctcaaactaccgtccatagctttactttcttgtctatctaaagcttttgaatcagtccttaaccggaagattcaaaagcacctttccacttctgaccttttatctgatcgccagtatgggttccgcaaggggcgttctactggtgatctacttgccttcctaactgactcttggtcatcctctcttagccgtttcggtgaaaccttcgctattgcgctgggcatatcaaaagcctttgatagggtctggcacaaattgttgtttttccaaactaccctcctacggtttctatccttctctctgtacttttatctccagtttcctttctgaccgttctatttctgctgtggtagacggtcactgttcttcccctaaacctattaacagtggtgtcccgcagggttctgtcctatctcccactctctttctgttgttcattgatgatcttctttccaaaacgaactgtcctatccattcttacgccgatgactctactctgcattactcaactccTTTTAagagaagacccacccaacagaaaCTAagcgattccaggctggaggcatcagaacgcttagcctcagaccttactattatttccgattggggcaagaagaacctggtgtccttcaacgcctcaaaaacacagtttctccacctatccacacgacacaatcttccaaacaactatcccctattctttgacaacattcagctatcacctttttcaacaccaaacatcctcggtctatccttaactcgaaaTCTCAACTgggaacttcatatctcttcttactaaatcagcttcctcgaggctgggcgttctgtaccgtctttgCCAGTTCTTcacccccgcacagttgctatccatttacaggggccttgtccgtcctcgtatggagtatgcatctcatgtgtggaggggctccactcacaccgctctcctgaacagagtggagtctaggctcttcgtctcatcagctctcctcctcttactgatagtcttctacctcttaaattccaccgtcatgttgcctctctttctatcttctattgatattttcacgctgattcctcttctgaacttgctaactgcatgcctcccctcctcccgcagccccgctgcactcgactgtccactctagcccatccccatactgtccgaaccccttatgcaagagttaaccagtatcttcactctttcatcccttacactggtaaactctggaactgccttcctttgtctgtatatcctcctgcctatgactagTCCTCTttgaagaagagtgtatcaagatacttctccatccgaaattgaactctctttGACTACTTATCTATTTTCTGTTGTGATAAgtggctttatatatatatatatatatatatatatatatatatatatatatatatatatatatatatatatatatatatatatatatatatatatatatatatatataattttgtttcCTTGAGCTGGCTCTTTTGTTATAAAAAAAGACGCTTGGGCAAGGcttgataataataacaagaagaagcataataataataataataataataataataataataataataataataataataataataataataataataataataataataataataataataataataataataataataataataataataaactgggGATGGTAGACGTGGCTGTGTTATCTCCGTGAGGTGGCGTGGGCCGAGGGATTATCACGTCAACTCCCTCACGGCAGCATCTCGCATAGATCCCTGAGATGATAATCCACAGATCAAGAGTGCAAGTcaccccacggcctgatcacgtccTGGACTCGTAATCGTCAGCCAGTACACTTCTTGAACGAACTCTTTTGTGATATTGGTTTTGTTTTAGCCAAGAAGACTGACCTATTGATGAGGTTGGGACTCACCCACCTCACACCCTCATCCATCGTGCTCATAGGCCGACTGTAACCGGTCCCGTCAACCAAAAAGATTTAGTGGTTATGGTGAGACATGAAACTCagcatgctgtgtgtgtgtgtgtgtgtgtgtgtgtgtgtgtgtgtgtgtgtgtgtgtgtgtgtgtgtgtgtgtgtgtgtgtgtgtgtgtgtgtgagagagagagagagagagagagagagagagagagagagagagagagagagagagagagagagagagagagagagagagagagagagagagagagagagagagagagagagagagatttacatagatttacacagaaaatcagaccacacagaccccatggtccagactaggtagcctgtccttaaacctaaatgattctacattaatcaaatggcgccaaaactttgcatttctactctagttaatattaagttgaatgaaatgtcggtcgagcttgtttttaaaggagtcaatcgtgttacactggaccactgaaggtgggagcttattccattctggcgctacaacgttggtgaagaaaaatttggtgcagtctgaatttacttacttacatttaagttttgtgccattattcctcgtaaAGTGTGATCGATCATAAAAAAaatttgatttgtccacattcgtgaatccattaagtattttaaaacattcgatcagttttcctcggaggcgacgtttctcaagagagaacatgttaagggtggaaagtctctTTTCGTAGGGtttattgcgcaaggaagggaacatttttgttgcccgactttgaacaccttctaatttagcaaagtcctttgcatggtgggaagtccaaaactgtaccgcatattccaagtggggtctgactaaactattgtagagcggaagtattacatctttatttttcaatgaaaagtttATTttcatgaagcccaacattctgctcgctttatttgctgcatcgatgcattgctgtgagaatttgaggtttgacgcaattttgacacccaggtccttggcgtattgaacgcttttgagtgtgacgccgcgcatttcgttatCGAACTTCATATTTCTTGAAGgacctcttggaggctttgtctgtttTCGTcggtgagaaccgagttaccaatctttgtgtcgtctgcaaatttactaatgcgattattgattccaacatccacatcgttgaagagcactgggccaagaaccgagccctgagggacgccactagtgaccggcgcccactctgatttaaatccgtcaatcaccactttttgttgcctgttgctcaaccaattcgcgatccattggtgtaattgaccgtcaatacctagttgctttaatttatgaagtaatttatgatgtgggactttatcaaacgctttctggaaatcaagatagactacatccaatgacttggttacgtcataaactgagaagaggtcgttataaaaggtcaataagtTTGATGGgaaggatcttttgttacggaagccatgttgtgaatccccaattaatgagtggctttcatggTAACTCACAatattgtctctaattatgctctcgagtagcttacccacaactgaagttagactaatgggcctgtaattacctggtatttttttgtctcctccctAAAAAATcgttgtcacgttagcctttttccaatccgaagggacgatgccttttcGCAAGGACATATCGagtacggttgtgagggaggaaagtaattcgttctttgtttctttaagtagtataggatatactttgtcaggtcctggacttttatttgttttaagggattggagaacTTTTAGGACTTCATcagtagttattacaaagttaggcaatgcatgctcgagatttacgttCGTACTGTTGTCGTCaatagtgttggtggtagtggtgggaagactgcaagtattaaacaccgaggaaaagtaattgtttaataaattcgcaacgtgttggctgccagtcactagttcaccgtcattgtttgttaaaggtccaattccacttctgatcgccttcctattgtttatataactgaagaaggatcatttcggattatttttacagttggctgcaatgttttcttcatatctacgctttgcctgacttactaatctttttactcgccgcctggcttcatgataaagtctaatgttttcgggcgtgctttgctctttctttagtctGTAAAaaaattttctctccttaatcgaatgtttaatttcgctgttaaaaactaaggtgggcttttattagtgttacttcgcttctcgcacagtTTGACAAATGTGTTACTGCTGAGTGAGTAAACGATTTTTTTTAAGTTTAGCCAGGCCTCCtctacgttgccatcatctgatagttgtatttttgttagtttttgtcggatttctacgaaattagcttttttgaaattgggcatctttactttattttgagtcactgttgtttgagctctaatgtcgacgcgcgcTAATTTATGATCCCATGAACCAAGGTGTTCTTCCATAAcgttactgactaggttatcttgggtcgctataacatggtatagtatgttattttgtcgagttggttcagtaaaCATTTGgcttaggtagagagagagagagagagagagagagagagagagagagagagagagagagagagagagagagagagagagagagagagagagagagagagagagagagagagagagagagagagagagagagagagagagagaatgcttatgGGCATCGCATATGTAAACCAATATTCTCCCCAAGCCGAAGGACAAAATAGCATAAGACtggcattattttattgattagcTCTTTTatattcttgattttttttttcgtctaggATAGTACATCTCTCCTCCTGGACGAAAACAAAGTATGcccaaaaaaatatcatgaatcCTGCATAGATATAATAGTATAACAGTAGACTACAACTACTAACTACTCTGCCCTCATTCGTTTCTCATTCCAGCCTCCACTGCTTAGGAAATttagcactttttttttctttctctttctggcgGCCTCGTATCTTCACACACCACTGCGTCTGTGTTGTCCCTATCTTTCTTAAACTTTTGATCCTACAGTGTTCTTTAGATCTGCCTCTACACTGATATCATTCTCTCTAACTCACTGGTCCCGCATCTTTCTTCTACACCGTTCTATCCATGTTATATTGACGCTATTGTTACTTTATTCACTTAATTGCCTATATCTACTGTTCCCGTCTTTCGTCGCATCTTTTGTTTGCAGAactggaaataaagaggaaaatatctGCCTCCCAAGTGTCGACATTTAAAACCTGAGAGTGAATTTCTATGTATTGGAAGACCAGTTCAGTGCTTGCCGCTGCCTGATTCTTTCCTCTCTTGGTGGTTGGTTTGGTAAGAGGGATGAAGGTGTCCACTGCTTAAGGATTTATCCGTGACGGGATGGCGGAGTGTAACAAATTCATCCCGTGTAGCTTTGTTCAACACTTTATTATTCGTATCATTCTCGTCTACCTTTACTTCTCTATTACTTTATAAATTTCCTTGTCATGGGCTGCTGTTCTCTCTGGAAAGTCAAGTTTTTATATGACTGGCTTATCACCAACctcatgttttccttcctgtctcctcttactcctctctcaATTTCCTCCTTACTACCgcgttattttattttcaccACTAAGCCTACTTCCTCGTCTGCTTCCTGCTCCTGCacccagtttcctcttcctgcacCCAGTTTTCTCTTCCCGCTTCCTTAGATCTTGAGCCAGAGTTTTGCGTCCGCCTCGGTGATGAGTCCCTTTTCGAAGGCCTGACGCACGAAGTCCCGAGTGGCTTCCTCCAGCGACCCTGATCTGCTCCTCTTGCTAGCTGCGGAAGGAGAACAAGCGTATAATTATTAGTACTTAGTTCCTTCCTGAATAGATGCAATGCCCTTAAAAAGTTATCAGGTCGTTGCTGCATCAGGAAACCAATACAAGATTATTAATTCATAGTTCCTTCTTTTTATGTGGATGTTAAACAGGATGAAGAGAGATGTTGAGACACCAAACAGTTTCTTGGCCTTTTCAACCTCAAGGATATTAGATGTTCAATATATTTCTGTCACTTGTTTTCATGTACTTATAAATTATGTTTTATAGCTGTTTTTGGATATTTTGGCAGAAAGTCGCTTCAAGTAATTATACCGGTCTTTACTTAGTGtctgagaaagaaaagggagagggtggaagTGTACGTAAGTCGGCTCTGTGACTAATCATAGCAAACTGTGGAATGGTAGTGAATAAAAGATAAACGaacgaataaatgaatgaatgataaacaaaagcaaaaaaaaaaaggaaaacaggtcGCAGAGAACTACTAGAAAGTCTACGCAGCCAATCTTGAACCTGAATAACCACTTTTTTTCCAACGTCTCACTCCACACTTTACTCTCTTTTAGTTTTATCCACGACAGTACTCAAGGATACTAGAAGATTACAAAAAGCCAGTCGATCCATAAATGACAGCTCCCGAGAACAGGTTATGCACAGACTTCCTTCCTGTATAACTTCCATTCAAAGCTTTAAATAATTATGGTTTGTGCATCAACTTCTCGTTTCccgctccctccaccccctctacCACCTTGTGAATGCCTGATTTGCTCCAGGTAGTGATGCATCAACTTGAGGAAACTCCAACAGGAAATGCTTCTTTGTGGGTGTGTCTTTGTTGCCGGGTGGGTTCACATTCGCTCTTATAAATGACTCAGTTCAGTCTCTGGCTTTTGTTTAGCATCGCTTAGAGAAAACTTGTATTCTTGTGTTCGACGCCCAACCTACCCGCTATTCATCCTTCCCTTACGAGTTAATTGATAAACAGGTACCTTTGGAAACCAGGGTAAGGCAAACTGTGCATGACAACGAAACAATCTAATCAGTACCTCAATACTTACAACTGTTAGATGTCATAAAGAGGTCATTACGAAGAGGCACACTCCCCAATAAATCCAGAAACTTACTAATAACACCCATCTTCCACACCTGCCCCCATACTTACAATTGCCGGAGAAGGGTGCCCAGCCAGGACACCAAAATTTGCCCTCGTGGTACAATTCCCAGCGCTTGATTTTCGGGCTCCTGCGGAATTTGCATTCTCGGCCCATGAAGTCCACGGTGTCGTTGTGCCATAGACTGAAGGCAGATGGAGGACGCATGaaagattgggaggaggaggaggaggaggaggaggaggaggaggaggaggaggaggaggaggactatagaGTCAGCGACCAAGGTTATGAGGAAGATTCATACTCTTTTGCCTGATGAATAAAAACTTCCTCAAATTTTGCAACTATGGACCTTGCTTGTATGGATATCAGTCCGAGAAAAGTACACGAGTTAGAAATGTCTTACCCAGAGACTTTTTCAATGAGCGGTCCCACCAGGGCCTGCCACTGGGCCTCACACGGCTGGGGGAGGTACACACAgagcaccaccgccgccacacacaAGCCGGTCAACACGCTGCCTCTCATGGTCCTCAGGCTGCGACGCGAAGGACAAAACGGCTTTCTTTCCTTGCTGAACATTAAGAGCACAGAAACGTTATTTATAGTTACCTTTTCTTAAAGTAAAATACATATTCTCATTATAAACatatgtgtgtgtctttcttaGAGGCTGTCTTGACGAATTTTACTTGTATGTTACGTATTCTGAAGGCAAGATCTTGTCAGTCTGAGCTGTGTGTCAGATGAAATATAGCGCCTTAATGTTATGTAGAAAAAAGTGTCGTAGTTTTTGCCGTAACGCGCGTAAATCAAGAGCAATAAATAGGCCGTTAAGCGCTAAGCTGGAAGATGGTAATTTATGAGCTTGACTTTATTCTCTTCAGATTTGAATTGATAAGAACGTAATTATATGTAAgaaagcacatacacacacacacacacacacacacacacacacacacacacacacacacacacacacaaacacacacacacacactcacactcaaacacacacacacacattcaaacacacTCACCTCCTCGTTGCTTTCAGATACTGCCTCACCTCACCCAGCCACACTCTTCTTTATACTCAGTCATGTCACGTCATTACTCAGCAAGAAAGTCCAACCAAATTCCCCAGGTTTCACATCCGCCCAAGTCCACCCTCTCACCCCGCGGCATAAGTCTACGGCACCCAGGCGCCGAACATGGTATTTTCCCGGGAATATTTTTGCACTCACGGATAACGGGAGAGGGAAAGTCCCACAGCCGTGTTTCCTCGTGTTCTGTGAATGTTCCCACTGTTGGCCCATCGCGGAGTGTTGTCTCATGCATGGGATTTTGGTGTCTTGTCtggtttgttgttttgtgtgcgtgaatgtgtgtgtgtgtgtgtgtgtgtgtgtgtgtgtgtgtgtgtgtgtgtgtgtgtatgtgtatgtgccgGAGCTTGTGTCCTGCTCTTGCTTAACATTGTGGAAAATTCAATCATAtttattttcccgtttttcctctgtatttttttttttgtcctccttcagTTTCTTCTAATACGTTTTCTTCTACCTTTAATTGCATTTCCAGATCATCTTTTTCTGTGTGTTCTTTCCGCTTTTCTTTTTCTGCATCAtcataaagtagtagtagtagtagtagtagtagtagtagtagtaatagtagtagtagtagtagtagtagtagtagtagtagtagtagtagtagtagtaatagtagtagtagtagtagtagtagtagtagtagtagtagtagtagtagtagtagcagtcatctttttctccttgtttgtttttttcgtcttgtgctttttttttttcgctcttcaTTTTTCTGCATAATAtattaaacattattattattatcgtcctcctcttccctctcctcttcctttttctcctcctcctcctcctcctcctcctcctcctcctcttgctcaccTTCATCTTGACtttgaccttcctcctcctcctcctcctactcctactcctactactactactactactactattactactattactactactactactgctactgctactactacaattactactgcctccatcaccaccacacaggaGTCCCACTAACCACTCCCTTCATCGCCCGCATTCATATTAAACAAgtcaccccttccctccacgTCTCTGCCTCCGTCCTCCAAGACACCCCGCGGTTACCGATGACCTCGCCACCACGTTTAAGTTTCAGCTTTGCAATTTGTAGTGAGTccgttattttcttcatttttcatgggatcctgagattttttttttctgtgagttAGTGCAATTTGACGCTTAAACTGGATATCAGCGTTGGAGTttggtgactttttttttctttttttttaccgggTGATAAAGAGTCATGTGATCAAATTCAAAGCAGTTTATTTTGTGCTTTGGTTTCATGTCAAGGTCAAGATGAAGGTGCATGAATACTAATAAATATCTGTTGAGCTAATCGGAGTCACCTTCCGGCGGCTGAATCACCTTCGCCCCTTGCATTCTTAAGGTTCTATGTAAATACTCGGCGCTACAATGATTCAACCAGTCTTCGTTTGTCTTGCTGGCACTTGAACCCACAGACTACGATATAAACGAGTAATCACAGGCAAGGCCATAACATGGACttgcacaataataataatgataataataataataacaacaacaacaacaacaacaacaacaacaacaacaacaacaacaacaacaacaacaacaacaacaacaacaacaataataataatagcaattgCAATAGTGATACCACATCTCTTCCCCACTgcaccttcatccctcctccctgcTTCTCCGCCTGctgctcatctcctcttcctgcatCCTCATTCCTCGAGATCTTGCGTCCTCTTCAGTGATGAGTGCCTCCTGGAAGGCCTGACACACGAAATTCCGAATGCCGTGCTCCAGCGACCCCGACCCGCTCTTCGTGTTCGCTGTGGAGGGAGAACACACGTAGATTATTAGTGCTTGTTTCCCTGTTACCATCAGGAAATATTCTTCAAATCGTACGCGCTCTTGTAATGTGCAGTCATGTCGGGAAGAATAGTAGTGTggaaaatcaacacacacacacacacacacacacacacacacacacacacacacacacacacacacacacacacacacacacacacacacacacacacacacacacacacacacacacacacacacacaccactccgtggcgcaactggttagagcgctgcgctgccaggcttcacggcccgaCAGGGCGGCgattcgagcccgctcaggccggattctttccgttgactaggagtggttactgtcccctattgagcaagggggatgtggtgtgtggtgtgtgaggtcctggcagtacccagagatcgacgataaagagcacttgctcatgtcgggagggtacctgcttgcgattacgagtccaacatgtgatcaggccgtggtgaattacacacacacacacacacacacacacacacacacacacacacttgcaagaCGATTTTACGGACTTTTTTGTTGGTATTGTCTCTCGTTTGTTGGTGTTACTGTTAATGAGatagtagggggggggggggcagaggttATCCGAATCGAGACGTACGAACACACGCCactctgcaaggcttcacggtctgacagggcggcggttcgagtcccgctcaggccggattctttcctttgactaggaatggttactgtcccccattgagcaagtggaatggggtgtgtggtgtgtgaggtcctggcagtacccagagatcgacgataatgagcactagctcacgtcgggagggtacctggtggcgaaagcgagtccaactcatgatcaggtcgtggtgaattacacacacacacacacacacacacacacacacacacattactttttGCACTGCCCATCTCGCTACCATCAGGGAGTCGGATAATGGGTTCGTCCTTCTCCGTCTGTCAGATTCATTTGTCTCACCGTTACAAAGATATCTCAAAAACGGATTGAAATATGCTCACGAAATATATGTGAGAGTATCCTTACGTGGCTATCTGAAACTGATTAACTTTTGGAAACACTCCTATAAACCATGACTGGGTAATGgcgagaaatataaaaaaaagctgaaTGATTTTATTTTCGTGGGCTGGGTCTTTACTTAATGTTTGCCTTAGATAATTCTGTCCGTTTAGATTCTCAGCTGTTTCCTTTCCAGCCATTATATAATTGATACTCACCTTTTTGAAATGTAATAAGCtcacagtgatttttttttctttttttcttttagcgcAGTTCAATGTATCGCGAagtcaagatggcgccactagtgACCACCTTCCTATGGAACCCCAACTCCTAATTATTATAACAACACTTTGACCAGTGGAAATCAAACACCTAAAGCCGCCCAAAAAAAATATGGATCACTCCTTCCCGAACCACCGCACGAACGATAAAATAGAGAATGAACGGAAACGTGAGAGGATGAAGGCTGCTGACAACTGTAACTAGCTTATGTTTTAGTAACTTTTCACAATATTTCATGTTTGGTGGCAGGTTTTCTTTCTTGAGTGACTGTACATGACGCTAGGaaactaaggtcggtattataagacactttcgcttcccacatcagctgtttctaaaggtcaaagagggggtcagtcgggttctaatggctatttctttaggttcacggtacagaagaagggtcacactaccaccagggtcataaaactactcctggaaatgcccacaactcctacgaaagccttgtcaaatatgtgttcttgggcggcgaaatgtcttgtaataccaccctaactcccttcctcctcctcctcctccttctcgtcctcctcctcctcctcctcctcctcctcctcctcctcgttattctcatcctcatcctcctggtCCTCCCTTCTGCTGACGAGGCtggtgtgggtggagggtggtggcTTGAATGGAGGCCCGGGTGGAGGCGCCTCTACCCAAGTGAATCCCTTACGTCAGATGTTGCACTGGGGGTCGGGAGTCCAGGTGATGTTACTCGAGGGGGCAGTGGGGAGGGGGGTGTTAGGGATGATGTCACGCCTGCTAGCAATACCATCAAACCGAGAAAACAATCCAAACTAAAAGATATTGACGCAAACACGTTATCCAATCTCAAGACCAGTCGTATGTTCACAGAGCCATACAGCCTGAAAGTGCCATCAATTTGCAGAGTAACTCACAAGCGAGACCCTCAAGAATAACGCGAAGTGGGCAACCAACCAATTCGCCGCGTGAGGAACCGGTCATATAAAGCATGGCGAGGTGGCACTCCTCACTCACACCTGCACATACCACACCTCAGAGGCACTCATcgcccttcctgccctcctccctccGTGCCGAGAGTCAGTCAGCATGCACAGCTCCGTCCTCAAGagcctggcggtggtggtggtggtcgccgTCTGCCTGGTG includes the following:
- the LOC126983523 gene encoding anti-lipopolysaccharide factor-like gives rise to the protein MRGSVLTGLCVAAVVLCVYLPQPCEAQWQALVGPLIEKVSGLWHNDTVDFMGRECKFRRSPKIKRWELYHEGKFWCPGWAPFSGNSSKRSRSGSLEEATRDFVRQAFEKGLITEADAKLWLKI